CAGTCGGTGTTCGATATTCGGGAATCGCAGCCGAGCCCGGAATGCCCGGTTCCAAAGCTTCCGGTGTGATCCGCGTCACACACCGAGGGTGGCCGATATTCGATACCCGGTCAAGCGTCGCCGTGTGTTCCGCCTTCATTCGGAAAACGCATGGTCCATGCTCCGCAGTGCTAGATTGCACGTCGTGCGGATGACTCTGGAGGAGCGGGTTCGCGCCGCCGTGGCCGCGCTGATGCACGCCACCGGCGAATCCCAGACGGACGTCGCCGCCGCGCTGGGCGTCAGTCAGGCGCAGGTCAGCCGTCGGCAGTCCGGCAGCGCGGCGTGGAGCCTCGCCGACTGCGACGCCGTCGCCGAACACTTCGGCATCGACCCACTGGACCTCCTGGCGGGCCCCACCCGGGCCTTCGAGGCCCTGCCGCAGGAGCGGCGCCGACGGCCCGCCCGCCGCGGAACCGCGCGGGCGCTGCCGGAGCGGGAGGCACCGCCATGACGGCACCGAGGCGAACGACACGCTCCTCGCCGCCCACGGCGAAGGAACCCGATCGCCCCGCCCGTCCGCGGGCACGCCGACCGGAAGCCCGCGGCAGCCGCCCGCGCCTTCCCTGACGGCTCCGGCCGGTTCACGGCTCCCCGGTTAACGGAAGTCGACGTACGGTCGTACCCCCCGCACTCGCGCGTACAGATCACGGCCCCCTGCACGCAAGGTTCTCCCCGCACCATCTGCATGTCCTCGACATCGATGAAGGAAGCGCTTGTGAGAACGCACCGCACGCCACGCAGGGTCACCACGCTCGCCCTGGGGGCCACCCTGCTCGCCCTCGTGACCGCCGCCCCCGCGGGGGCCGACGACACGGGCCTGCCGACGGTCGCCCCGACCGCCGAGACCCCTCCCCTCTACGACGACGAGGCGGGCGGCAACTCCGACGCGGACGACCCGGCGATCTGGCGCAACGCGGCCGACCCCGACCACAGCCTCGTCATCGCGACCGCCAAGGAGGGCGGACTGCGGGTGTACGACCTCGGCGCCCGCCTGGTGCAGTCGCTGCCCGCCCCGCGTCCCCCCGCCGAGGACGACGCCCCGGGCCGCTACAACAACGTCGACCTCGTCACCGGCCTGCGCACCTCCACGGGCCGCGTCGACGTGGCCGTGGTCAGCGACCGCGGCAACGACCGCCTGCGGATCTACCGCATCGACCCCGCCCGGCCCGGCGCGCCGCTGACCGACATCACCGACCCGGCCGCCGCCCCGGTGTTCTCCGCCGACCAGGCCGAGATCAACGACCAGCGCACCGCGTACGGCCTCGCCACCTGGCAGGACAAGGCCACCGGGCGCACCTACGCCCTGGTCAGCCAGCGCGAGCGGACCCGCGTCGCGCTCGTGGAGCTGACCCCGGCCGCGGGCGGCACCGTCGGCTACCGCAAGGTCCGCACCCTCGACCTGCCCTCCGCCTTCCGCCTGCCGAACGGCACCACCTGGTCCCCCTGCGCGGAGCCCGGTGAACTCCCGCAGGTCGAGGGCATGGTGGTGGACCCGGCCACCGGCACCCTCTACGCCGGCCAGGAGGACATCGGCATCTGGCGGATGCGGGCCGACCTCACCACCAAGCCGGTCCTGGTGGACAAGGTCCGCGAGTTCGGCGTCCCCGGCGTC
Above is a genomic segment from Streptomyces glaucescens containing:
- a CDS encoding helix-turn-helix domain-containing protein is translated as MTLEERVRAAVAALMHATGESQTDVAAALGVSQAQVSRRQSGSAAWSLADCDAVAEHFGIDPLDLLAGPTRAFEALPQERRRRPARRGTARALPEREAPP
- a CDS encoding phytase; the encoded protein is MRTHRTPRRVTTLALGATLLALVTAAPAGADDTGLPTVAPTAETPPLYDDEAGGNSDADDPAIWRNAADPDHSLVIATAKEGGLRVYDLGARLVQSLPAPRPPAEDDAPGRYNNVDLVTGLRTSTGRVDVAVVSDRGNDRLRIYRIDPARPGAPLTDITDPAAAPVFSADQAEINDQRTAYGLATWQDKATGRTYALVSQRERTRVALVELTPAAGGTVGYRKVRTLDLPSAFRLPNGTTWSPCAEPGELPQVEGMVVDPATGTLYAGQEDIGIWRMRADLTTKPVLVDKVREFGVPGVYDEATEECTAGADPGYGGEHISADVEGLTLFQESDGDGYLLASSQGDDTFALYDREVSEDNEYEGGFRVGAASATLDGSQECDGAAVLNAPLGSRYPKGLLVVQDGHGTPEVPDGEGGTRTATGFKFVDLGDVVDAADM